In Ipomoea triloba cultivar NCNSP0323 chromosome 15, ASM357664v1, one genomic interval encodes:
- the LOC116007318 gene encoding uncharacterized protein LOC116007318 — translation MLAQSPISAGQIQRLKAGRKPLQPKNAPATPLAADAIKPKLKPDWIEISLTNTSNKENVHPLHAPPQGAAKSKPSCNIELCDSSLAEELSAIRERLERLRIDKQKTEEMLRERDAAMELQMRELMKRGEMQKQFELEVDRLFRLKELRVSCMRISPIQSLRDKEREKKGKEDQSKETAETEDEGLECGIPPSSPNSDLDTEE, via the exons GCCTGAAAGCCGGCCGGAAGCCTCTCCAGCCAAAGAACGCTCCGGCGACTCCACTCGCCGCCGACGCAATCAAGCCCAAGCTGAAACCCGACTGGATCGAGATTTCACTCACCAACACCTCGAACAAGGAAAATGTCCATCCCCTGCACGCGCCGCCGCAGGGGGCGGCGAAGAGCAAGCCGAGCTGTAACATCGAGCTGTGCGATTCCTCGCTGGCGGAGGAGCTCAGCGCGATCCGAGAGAGGCTCGAGCGGTTGAGGATCGACAAGCAGAAGACGGAGGAGATGCTCCGGGAGCGAGACGCGGCGATGGAGTTGCAGATGCGGGAGCTGATGAAGAGAGGAGAAATGCAGAAGCAGTTCGAGCTCGAGGTCGATCGGCTCTTCCGATTGAAGGAGCTCCGAGTATCTTGTATG AGAATATCTCCGATTCAATCCCTCAGAGAtaaagaaagagagaagaagGGGAAAGAAGATCAATCCAAG GAAACGGCAGAAACCGAAGATGAAGGATTGGAGTGTGGAATCCCACCGTCGAGCCCAAATTCAGATCTTGATACAGAggaatga